The sequence ATCAAGCAGGACAAGGTCCGGCTTCTCGTTTCGGGCTTTCTCCAGACCCTCCGGGCCGCTTGAAGCATAACAGACTTCATAGTTGCGGACCTTGAGAATGGCGTCAAGCAGTTTCAGAACCGAATCGTGGTCGTCAATCAGAAGAATTTTTTTACCCGTTTTCATCAACCCCCTCCATTCGGCGAATCGTCAGGCTTTCACGATAAACATCGCTTCCCGACAAACCAAAATCACGAGCGACCTGCTTTACAACCTGGCGCATCGGCATGCCGGTCTCCCCTTGTACCCGGATCAAAGCTTCACGTACCGTTTCAGTTTGCACTTTTTGTGCCGACGGCGCAATCAGAAGCACGATTTCACCACGAACCCCTTTTTCACTGAAATACCGGCAGACATCCGCCAAATTCCCGGAGGCAACCTCTTCGTGCAGTTTGGTCAATTCGCGGACCACCGCGACTTCCCGACCGGATCCCAGCGTTTCGATCATCAGCTCCAGGGTTTTAACCAGCCGGCGCGGGCTTTCGTAACAGACAACCGTCTGTTCAAGGTCGCATATATTCTCAATAAAAGCACGCCGCTGCGCGGATTTGGTCGGAACAAAGCCAGTAAAGAAAAACTTGTCCGACGGCAGGCCAGAGATCGAGACTGCGGCGACCAGCGCCGAAGGTCCGGGAACCGACACCACCGGCAAGCCCTCTTCACGGCAACGCCTGACCAGTAGATACCCCGGGTCCGAAATCGCCGGTGTTCCGGCATCCGAAATCAGCGCAACCCGTTTCCCTTTTTTGA comes from Desulfuromonas sp. and encodes:
- the rsmI gene encoding 16S rRNA (cytidine(1402)-2'-O)-methyltransferase, which encodes MADSDQEKTLDPGTLYVVATPIGNLEDLTFRALRVLQQADLIAAEDTRHSRKLCNYYAINTQLTSYYAHNEAGKGAKIVDELKKGKRVALISDAGTPAISDPGYLLVRRCREEGLPVVSVPGPSALVAAVSISGLPSDKFFFTGFVPTKSAQRRAFIENICDLEQTVVCYESPRRLVKTLELMIETLGSGREVAVVRELTKLHEEVASGNLADVCRYFSEKGVRGEIVLLIAPSAQKVQTETVREALIRVQGETGMPMRQVVKQVARDFGLSGSDVYRESLTIRRMEGVDENG